The Vampirovibrio chlorellavorus genome has a segment encoding these proteins:
- a CDS encoding acylneuraminate cytidylyltransferase family protein, which yields MSAKTIALIPARGGSKGLPGKNIRPLLGKPLLHYSVEAALGCHRVDAVYVSSDDPRILEVARDAGALTAPPRSSELANDTASSLDVTCDFLTWYERAFSERIDTLILLQPTSPLRTAAHLQAALQLYDFHRSEAPTIVSVTPAKPLAWQGQIAPDAGHFQPHQQASANTNRQIEPANYQLNGAIYIAPASRYLNRTFMQAPVYPYIMSAQASVDIDTLSDFLLAEALLRAQSTVSGTALRGC from the coding sequence ATGAGCGCTAAAACAATCGCCTTGATTCCGGCCCGGGGTGGTTCCAAAGGGTTACCGGGAAAAAACATTCGGCCCTTGTTGGGTAAGCCGCTACTGCATTACTCGGTTGAAGCGGCTCTGGGGTGTCACCGGGTGGATGCCGTGTATGTGTCCAGCGATGATCCCCGGATTCTGGAGGTGGCCCGTGATGCAGGCGCCCTGACCGCTCCACCCCGTTCCTCTGAATTGGCCAACGATACCGCATCCTCACTGGATGTGACTTGCGATTTTTTGACCTGGTATGAGCGGGCCTTTTCCGAGCGTATCGACACCCTCATTCTGTTGCAGCCCACCTCGCCCCTGCGAACCGCCGCCCATTTGCAAGCGGCCCTGCAATTGTACGACTTTCATCGGTCGGAAGCACCGACTATTGTGAGTGTTACCCCGGCCAAGCCGTTGGCATGGCAAGGGCAAATTGCCCCGGACGCCGGGCATTTCCAGCCTCATCAGCAGGCCAGCGCCAACACCAATCGACAAATCGAACCGGCCAATTATCAGCTCAACGGGGCCATTTATATCGCCCCGGCCAGTCGATACCTGAATCGAACCTTTATGCAAGCGCCGGTATACCCTTACATCATGTCGGCACAAGCCTCCGTAGATATTGATACCCTGAGCGATTTCCTGTTGGCCGAGGCCCT